A genomic stretch from Sulfoacidibacillus ferrooxidans includes:
- a CDS encoding fumarylacetoacetate hydrolase family protein: protein MKLVTFEREGKRYIGVQVSQKVMDIAAAARTYAKGMTESQVSAYAAAVAGDMVSFLRTGEEGMAFVRILMDLALMNELHDTHTNVWHTLEQIQVRAPILHPGKIICVGKNYQDHAAEMNSAAPTTPIIFAKFSNVISDPHGKVVKPLQSDQLDYEAELAVIIGKTAKNIKSEDAFEYIAGYSCFNDLSVRDYQMRTSQWLQGKTFDQSGPFGPVLVTKEEVDPLKLDIRCYVNGEVRQNANTSNMIFDIPYLLEFISGIMTLEAGDVIATGTPSGVAAGMENPKFLHIGDEVVVEIEGIGELHTYIIEA from the coding sequence ATGAAATTAGTTACTTTTGAAAGAGAAGGAAAGCGCTATATTGGTGTACAAGTGAGCCAAAAGGTAATGGACATTGCTGCAGCGGCCAGAACATATGCAAAAGGTATGACAGAATCTCAAGTGAGCGCATACGCTGCAGCGGTAGCTGGAGATATGGTCAGTTTCTTGCGCACTGGTGAAGAAGGGATGGCGTTTGTTCGTATATTGATGGATCTTGCCTTAATGAATGAGTTACATGATACACATACAAACGTATGGCACACTCTTGAACAAATCCAAGTGCGAGCACCTATTTTACATCCTGGAAAAATCATTTGTGTAGGTAAAAATTATCAAGACCATGCAGCAGAAATGAACTCAGCAGCACCCACAACTCCCATTATTTTTGCGAAATTTTCAAATGTAATTAGTGATCCACATGGAAAAGTCGTTAAACCGCTTCAATCTGATCAACTTGATTATGAAGCAGAACTTGCTGTAATTATCGGTAAAACAGCTAAAAATATTAAAAGCGAAGACGCTTTTGAGTACATAGCTGGCTACAGTTGTTTCAATGATTTATCTGTTCGTGATTATCAAATGCGGACATCACAGTGGTTACAGGGTAAAACCTTTGATCAGAGTGGTCCGTTTGGTCCTGTGCTTGTGACGAAAGAGGAAGTAGATCCACTTAAATTGGATATTCGTTGCTATGTTAATGGTGAAGTAAGACAAAACGCTAATACATCAAACATGATTTTTGACATTCCTTATTTGCTTGAGTTTATATCTGGCATCATGACTCTAGAAGCCGGTGATGTCATAGCTACAGGTACACCAAGTGGAGTAGCTGCTGGAATGGAAAATCCAAAATTCTTGCACATAGGGGATGAAGTAGTAGTCGAAATTGAGGGGATTGGTGAGTTACATACTTATATTATTGAAGCATAG
- a CDS encoding peroxiredoxin: MIVYGLLFGEACTVTLSMPLILQEAPDFVLRGYYNSNEVRVKLSDFRGKWIVLFFYLSDFSTVUPTELSAVADIYSQLLEQNTLVFTIDTDDIGVHRVFQKVHPKGQNIRYPMLSDLTHEVGIAYSAYDPVTGQDMRVTVIIDPSGNIRNYAVYDAGTGRSTVELLRVLSALQYQDETNKMTPANWQPGQKGLTPSLKNFPV, encoded by the coding sequence ATGATCGTATATGGTTTACTGTTTGGGGAGGCTTGTACAGTGACATTATCCATGCCGTTGATCTTGCAAGAAGCACCTGACTTTGTCTTACGCGGTTATTATAATAGCAATGAAGTGCGTGTGAAATTATCAGACTTTCGAGGCAAATGGATTGTGTTATTTTTTTATCTCAGTGATTTTTCAACGGTCTGACCAACTGAATTGTCAGCGGTCGCTGACATTTACTCTCAACTTTTGGAACAAAATACGCTTGTTTTTACAATAGATACGGATGATATAGGTGTGCATCGAGTGTTTCAAAAAGTACATCCTAAAGGACAAAACATCCGCTATCCTATGCTCTCTGATCTTACACATGAAGTGGGAATTGCATATAGCGCATATGATCCGGTAACTGGTCAAGATATGCGTGTCACAGTCATCATTGACCCCTCCGGGAACATTCGTAATTACGCAGTATATGACGCAGGAACTGGACGTAGTACAGTTGAACTTTTGCGGGTTTTATCTGCTCTTCAATATCAAGATGAGACCAATAAAATGACTCCTGCCAATTGGCAGCCAGGTCAAAAAGGATTGACTCCATCTTTAAAAAATTTTCCTGTCTAA
- a CDS encoding MFS transporter, with protein MTFISKKFFSFFHNYPRDSYVFIFASLVNSTGSALMWPLTTIYVHNILHRSYGEAGLVLFFQSLAGVLGQVIGGSLYHKIGAKNLIVGSLLLSGIAQLGLIFAKSWYPYIEVMTINGFLNAVTMPAISAFIGFQWREQQFKLFNIIYVSNNVGVAIGTTLAGILASISFNLTFLINGLTTILFSAFFYMYVRRFDLKVVNDEPVGLSPHSDELSTWGLLRNYRAYLFVSLGSLFIWFSTSAWNSGIAPYLNQKGMSLASYSFLWTVNGLVILLAQPLTTLFNRFIAKSLGARLMSSALFYAIAFLFMWLFHSSYPNLIVGMAIATIGEMLISPTVPALIVQTTGNSSPFYLGIVGGFGSAGRLIGPILFGNMFDFWGVSPILAVTTVATFAATFLFAIQRRYTKQHVSNHTMSETHGTHA; from the coding sequence ATGACGTTCATTTCTAAAAAGTTTTTTTCTTTTTTTCATAACTATCCTAGAGATTCTTATGTTTTTATATTTGCCAGTTTGGTCAACTCAACAGGAAGTGCACTCATGTGGCCTCTGACCACCATTTATGTGCACAATATCCTACATCGCTCTTATGGAGAAGCTGGACTTGTACTTTTTTTTCAATCATTAGCTGGAGTACTAGGACAAGTAATTGGAGGATCGTTATATCATAAGATTGGCGCAAAAAATTTGATTGTAGGATCTTTACTCTTAAGTGGTATTGCTCAATTAGGTCTTATTTTTGCAAAGAGTTGGTATCCATATATCGAGGTTATGACTATCAATGGATTTCTAAATGCAGTTACGATGCCTGCAATTAGTGCCTTTATTGGATTTCAGTGGCGAGAACAACAATTTAAATTATTTAATATTATTTATGTTAGTAATAACGTAGGCGTTGCTATCGGAACGACATTAGCAGGGATTCTTGCATCGATCTCCTTTAATCTAACATTTTTAATCAATGGATTAACTACAATCTTATTTTCTGCCTTTTTTTATATGTATGTGCGCAGATTTGATTTGAAAGTGGTCAATGACGAACCAGTAGGATTGTCTCCACACAGTGATGAACTGAGTACTTGGGGATTATTACGCAATTATCGAGCATACTTATTTGTTTCTCTAGGTTCGTTATTCATATGGTTTTCAACATCTGCTTGGAATTCGGGCATTGCCCCTTATCTAAACCAAAAAGGCATGAGTTTAGCTAGCTATAGTTTTCTTTGGACAGTCAATGGTTTAGTCATATTATTGGCTCAACCACTCACCACTTTATTTAACCGTTTTATTGCAAAATCACTAGGTGCAAGACTGATGTCAAGTGCTTTATTCTACGCGATTGCCTTTCTTTTTATGTGGTTATTCCACAGTTCATATCCAAATCTGATTGTAGGGATGGCCATTGCTACAATTGGAGAGATGTTAATTTCACCAACAGTACCTGCACTTATTGTTCAAACAACTGGTAATTCATCACCTTTTTATCTTGGTATTGTTGGAGGTTTTGGGAGTGCAGGAAGGTTAATTGGTCCAATATTATTTGGTAATATGTTTGATTTTTGGGGCGTCTCCCCTATTCTCGCTGTCACTACTGTAGCTACATTTGCAGCCACTTTTCTCTTTGCCATACAAAGGCGTTATACAAAGCAACATGTTTCAAATCATACGATGTCAGAGACACATGGGACACATGCCTAA
- a CDS encoding glycosyltransferase family 2 protein: MLSIVIPTYNEELVIHVLYHRLREVLDQLSIPYELIFVNDGSKDQTLRELMKLAREHSEVKVIDFSRNFGHQIAVTAGMDHSQGDAVVIMDADLQDSPQLIKEFVAKWRDGYDVVYAIREERKGETVFKRATAKLFYRTMQRLTDVHIPLDTGDFRLMNRNVVDSLTAIHERHRFIRGLVAWAGYSQIGVPYVRDERYAGETKYPLKKMIKFALDGITSFSFKPLQWATKVGFTVALLGFISAIVIVYEKIFTNVTIQGWASIMVALLVIGGMQLLVLGIVGEYIGRIYDEVRARPLYLIQDLYNFDNEKQLYRM, from the coding sequence TTGCTGTCCATTGTCATCCCAACCTATAATGAAGAATTAGTCATCCATGTGTTATATCATCGTCTACGAGAAGTATTGGATCAGCTTTCTATACCGTATGAACTTATTTTTGTAAATGATGGGTCTAAAGATCAAACGTTGCGCGAATTAATGAAACTAGCGAGAGAGCATAGTGAAGTGAAAGTCATTGATTTTTCAAGAAATTTTGGTCATCAGATTGCTGTTACTGCAGGAATGGATCATTCACAAGGCGATGCCGTTGTCATTATGGATGCTGACTTACAGGACTCCCCCCAACTCATTAAAGAATTTGTTGCAAAATGGCGAGATGGCTATGATGTAGTTTATGCCATTCGTGAAGAGCGAAAGGGAGAGACTGTATTCAAACGTGCTACTGCTAAACTTTTCTATCGTACGATGCAACGCCTTACAGATGTTCATATTCCTCTTGATACAGGTGACTTTCGCCTCATGAATCGCAACGTCGTTGACAGTCTTACTGCTATTCATGAACGTCATCGCTTTATACGTGGACTTGTGGCATGGGCAGGCTATTCTCAAATTGGTGTTCCATATGTACGTGATGAGCGATACGCTGGAGAGACTAAATATCCTTTGAAAAAAATGATTAAATTTGCATTAGATGGCATTACTTCATTTTCGTTTAAACCGTTGCAGTGGGCAACTAAGGTTGGATTTACAGTAGCTCTATTAGGTTTTATTAGCGCAATTGTAATTGTATATGAAAAAATATTTACAAATGTTACTATTCAAGGTTGGGCCTCTATTATGGTTGCGTTGCTTGTTATTGGCGGTATGCAACTACTTGTATTAGGTATTGTCGGTGAGTATATCGGTCGGATTTACGATGAGGTTCGCGCTAGGCCATTGTATTTGATTCAAGATCTCTATAATTTTGATAATGAAAAACAATTGTATCGCATGTAG